A single Triticum dicoccoides isolate Atlit2015 ecotype Zavitan chromosome 2A, WEW_v2.0, whole genome shotgun sequence DNA region contains:
- the LOC119353314 gene encoding thaumatin-like protein translates to MASSHLAAAASMVLFLAVFAASTNAATFNIKNNCPYTVWPAATPIGGGRQLNTGETWTLDVPANTPSGRVWGRTGCNFNGNSGSCQTADCGGALTCTLSGQPPLTLAESTIGNGQDFYDISVIDGFNVPLSFSCSNGPNLVCQADKCPDAYLFPTDDTKNHACNGNNNSYQVTFCP, encoded by the coding sequence ATGGCTTCGTCCCACCTGGCAGCAGCCGCCTCCATGGTCCTCTTCCTTGCCGTGTTCGCTGCCAGCACGAACGCGGCGACGTTCAACATCAAGAACAACTGCCCCTACACGGTGTGGCCGGCGGCCACCCCGATCGGCGGCGGTCGGCAGCTCAACACCGGCGAGACGTGGACCCTCGACGTCCCCGCGAACACGCCCTCCGGCAGGGTGTGGGGCCGCACGGGCTGCAACTTCAACGGCAACTCCGGGAGCTGCCAGACTGCCGACTGCGGCGGTGCGCTGACGTGCACGCTGTCCGGGCAGCCGCCGCTGACCCTGGCCGAGTCCACCATCGGCAACGGCCAGGACTTTTACGACATCTCTGTCATCGACGGCTTCAACGTGCCGTTGTCATTCTCCTGCAGCAACGGGCCCAACCTGGTGTGCCAGGCCGACAAGTGCCCCGACGCCTACCTCTTCCCGACCGATGACACCAAGAACCACGCCTGTAACGGcaacaacaacagctaccaggttACCTTCTGCCCATGA